The nucleotide window TTGGTGCAGAAAGATATGATCTTTAAGCATTAATTTTCCAACAGATCTTGTTGTTTCTGGTTCGAGAGATGGGTCCTTTGCTATTTGGGATCTAAGATGCAAGATTAACTCCCGAAGTAGATATGATGGGGTTTGCCTTACGTAAGTTATCgctatgcatgcacacacatacatatatatctcAATATGTCGGCCttttgtatttttaatatttgGTAATAAGCTGTCACTTCATTGATTACTGTTACTGTCACTTCATTCAGAGCAACTTCCATGGTCAAAGGAGCTCATGCTTCATCTCAAGCAAGGCGGGGTAGGCATGGCAAGGTTTGTTCACTGCTGAGGTTTCTTCAGAATTTCATAAACAATTCTTAATACCTTAATCTTGTCAGGCTGCTGCTGCAAGCATTACATCACTTGTTTATCTCAAAGACGAAGTTTCCATTGCTACAGCTGGAGCAGCAGACAGGTAAATTAGAAGCACCTCTGAGGTTCCTAAGGTTTAAGTTTTGAGTACTTAAGCATAAATTCATGTGTACTTAATATCCTTTCCTTCCAACCCTGGTTATTTCAGCGTTGTGAAGTTCTGGGATACCAGAAATCTGAAATCTCATGTCACTCGGGCATGTTCCAAGCCAGAGTCTTCATCTAAAAAGGTTGCCTTTCTCTCCTTCAGAATATGTTGAAATGATTATTTTAGCATGAGATTATGAGAAATTAAAAGCCATTCATTGATAGTTGAGTATTCTGTCCAATCCGATAATCTGCTGCAGAATGGTCCAGATGCATGCATGAGGGTTGACATTGATCCGAAAATCTAGAGCTTTAATTAGAGTTACATATATCATGCATGTCTCATGGCGTTTTTTTTTACTATGCTAATGTTGCTCTAGTTCTTTATTTTAACCGCAATATCCAAACTTAAACCATTGTTCAATATGAATACAAGCACATGATCctaaatatatgaaaaaattgGTGTTAGATATATATATCAACATGTGACACTTACACTCAAATCTAATTAACATGGCTTCTTTTAATTCTGTCATTGATTTCAGGGTATATCTAGCTTGTCTCAGGATTCGAAAGGAGTGTTCCTCACAGCATCATGCATGGACAATAGGTACTGATCGACGAGATTAACTATAGAGCCAAAATTTCTGTTTTGGTGGTTTGTAAACTAACAAAAAAAGTCATTAATTACTGCTATATATCTcattttgtttttccttttacTAGAGTATACTTGTATAATGTACTTCAGCTTGATAAGGGACCTATGCAAACTTTCTCTGGATGCCAAATAGAGTCTTTTTATGTGAAGGTATATTCTGTTTCATTTTATGTCCTCTTCATCCTTTAAATGTTATTAATAAGCCCAAGCTATTTGCTCGGACTCTCATTTTTCTTCAAGTATTTGCATCCGAACATATTTTAGGTACAAGGGTATGATCTTTCAAATTGAGGGAAAAAATTGAACATATTAGTTGCATATTTGCCTCCAAAACTTACATTCAAGTTCAAGTAACATAGAGCTCATGCACACCATTAATTTTGTTATATTGATAATCTCTCCTAACTTTGAATTTATATGCAATTGTAGGCAGCAATCAGTCCAGATGCAGATCACATACTAAGTGGTTCCAGTAATGGAAATGCTCATATATGGAAGGTTGGTTATATTCTTAAAAACAAACTTTTCTTGTTCTATGTTGATACATGAACATGATTTAGTTAGCAACGGAAACCAGGTAAACAAGCCTCAAGCGGAGCCTATCATCTTGAAAAATCATCACGGCGAAGTCACTGCAGTAGATTGGTAAATTTCCTTTCACTGCAACCGTAGTTTCTATTATGCTTCCCATTCGCTGTTTGCTAGGTTTTAAacgttaatatatattttttgtacttTGCAGGTGCCCATCTGAGATAGGAAAGATAGCAACTACTGCAGATGATTTCACGGTATGTGTCGGAATTAAGCTTTGTTATTTAGATTTGAGTGTGAGTGTCTATAAATGTATTTAATGTATTTCATTTTTTTAGGGTCTTTGGATGTCTAACATAACAGTTGAGCAGGGTATTCAATGTTACTAGAATTTGAGGGGTATCAATCTTTAGTATACATCTCTTCACATGAATTTAAAGTGTAAGAGTATTACGGAGTTAGATTGCATTGTCTTTTTActaaaaaaatagattaaatgaaaatatttttttgttaaaaatttatttattttactgttAAAATTAGTTCATATATATTAGCATGAAGTATATGTAACATGCTctgtataattatttaattaatttttaatagtagaaataaatagaatttttaataaaaagtaCTTGTTTGTTATTTAATTTACAGTATAGGAAATGCAATCTGACTAGCAATCTTTATCGAATTTAAAGGATTTTTTATATGAAATGAGTCAAATTAAAGTAGTGTTTCCCATTGCAACCAGTTGGAATTATTGAATCATTCTTCAAATCTGAATTTATATGTCAGGTAAGGATATGGAACATTGAAAACAAGTATTGCTCCACCTCAAGATCACCATCTAGCATCCGAAGAAGAGTAAATGCGATTCCAAGCACAGAAAGTAGAAAAGTTTTGATGGATGATAATGAAGAAAGCGGCAGCTCAGATTCACCAAATGAACCATTACACCAAATCCAAGTGAGCTCACCATCACACCCAATAACCACTACATTTTTGCTTAGTACACCAGAAGGGCATAAGAAAAAGTTATTAGCATCAATTTCAGACACCAATGAACCAAGCAGCTTTGAACAAACACCTGAACCTGCAATGAAAAGCCCATCTTCAGTTTTAAACCCACCTTCTtccttgaaaagaaaaaccattaaAGATTACTTTGTAGCAGCTCCATGAAACTTTGGCGGTAAATTTCTCATTGAGGAAAAAGGCTTCGTATAAAAAATAGTAGTGTTGAGGAAAGTTCTTCAAACTCCTCCTTTCACTTTAAACACCAATAACTTGGTTAATGGGTATAGATTCTGGTTTTGTAAATTGGTTACCGAATTTAAACCTAGCTACGATTGTCTACGCCCTATGCCGgggaattttacttaattaaactaaagataatttttatata belongs to Gossypium arboreum isolate Shixiya-1 chromosome 7, ASM2569848v2, whole genome shotgun sequence and includes:
- the LOC108466899 gene encoding uncharacterized protein LOC108466899 gives rise to the protein MDSSKLKSCFHGISSRELSSFRVRKRPFIDELASDFTEIGAVAIEHDADPTPPLAISFCKASKNSHIFAVSDEAGYVSLFDSRRKLSSAASHQKNAEKARISDWVAHENAIFDVCWIKEDSHILTASGDQTIKVWDALEKKCIGVLMLHTGSVKCLSSHPTNSDLVVSGSRDGSFAIWDLRCKINSRSRYDGVCLTATSMVKGAHASSQARRGRHGKAAAASITSLVYLKDEVSIATAGAADSVVKFWDTRNLKSHVTRACSKPESSSKKGISSLSQDSKGVFLTASCMDNRVYLYNVLQLDKGPMQTFSGCQIESFYVKAAISPDADHILSGSSNGNAHIWKVNKPQAEPIILKNHHGEVTAVDWCPSEIGKIATTADDFTVRIWNIENKYCSTSRSPSSIRRRVNAIPSTESRKVLMDDNEESGSSDSPNEPLHQIQVSSPSHPITTTFLLSTPEGHKKKLLASISDTNEPSSFEQTPEPAMKSPSSVLNPPSSLKRKTIKDYFVAAP